Proteins from a genomic interval of Thunnus maccoyii chromosome 1, fThuMac1.1, whole genome shotgun sequence:
- the ccne1 gene encoding G1/S-specific cyclin-E1 isoform X1, translating into MKITSFPAQICNITTVYSETDTTPLSIMLGRREETEPKSVAPEAPKENTVRPRKRKADVAIYLQDLDEEVAEMTKKKQRDCELDWRPDAVYTSPHRWIPTPDQEEDQPVTLINAGFPHYNFNNIFTTPVHCAPLPALCWASKDVVWNNMLEKDKTYTRDVNMMEKHPHLQPKMRAILLDWLMEVSEVYKLHRETYHLAQDYFDRFMATQRNVFKSTLQLIGITCLFIAAKVEEMYPPKVHQFAYVTDEACTEDEILSMEIIIMKELKWSLSPQTPISWLNVYMQVAYLKETDELLIPRYPQATFTQIAELLDLCMLDMHCLEFSNGVLAASALFHFSSLELVENVSALKRVEVEECVRWMVPFAMALREVGGSPMKTFTGVPADDMHNIQPHASYLTWLDKASSYQDVELERHGNCPVPSGVLTPPLSSEKTEELLREDAAVPKIRPRMRTPSPQRHLPE; encoded by the exons ATGAAAATAACCAGTTTCCCCGCACAAATATGCAACATAACAACG GTTTACTCCGAAACTGACACCACCCCTCTGAGTATAATGCTAGGAAGACG GGAAGAGACAGAACCGAAATCTGTTGCTCCCGAGGCGCCCAAGGAAAATACAGTACGACCGAGAAAGAGGAAGGCAGATGTTGCCATT TATTTACAAGATCTGGATGAGGAGGTAGCAGAGATGACGAAGAAGAAGCAGCGTGACTGTGAG CTGGACTGGAGGCCTGATGCTGTTTACACCAGTCCACACAGGTGGATCCCCACACCTGATCAGGAAGAGGACCAACCAGTTACCCTGATAAATGCAGGCTTCCCCCACTATAACTTTAACAACATATTTACGACCCCCGTGCACTGCGCCCCGCTCCCTGCCCTGTG CTGGGCCAGTAAGGATGTGGTGTGGAATAACATGTTGGAGAAGGATAAGACTTACACCAGAGACGTCAACATGATGGAGAAGCATCCTCATCTTCAGCCTAAGATGAGGGCGATTCTCCTGGACTGGCTCATGGAG gTGAGTGAGGTGTACAAACTGCACAGGGAGACGTACCACCTGGCTCAGGACTACTTTGATCGCTTCATGGCCACGCAAAGAAACGTCTTCAAATCCACGCTGCAGCTCATTGGCATCACTTGTCTCTTCATTGCTGCCAAAGTAGAG GAAATGTATCCTCCTAAAGTCCACCAGTTTGCCTATGTCACAGATGAAGCCTGCACTGAAGACGAGATTCTCAGTATGGAAATCATTATTATGAAG GAGCTGAAGTGGAGTCTCAGCCCACAGACTCCCATCTCCTGGCTCAATGTTTACATGCAGGTGGCCTACCTGAAAGAGACGGACGAGCTGCTCATCCCCAGATATCCACAAGCTACTTTCACACAGATCGCAGAG TTGTTGGACCTGTGTATGCTGGACATGCATTGCCTTGAGTTCTCCAACGGCGTCCTTGCTGCTTCAGCTCTGTTTCACTTCTCCTCCCTGGAGCTGGTGGAAAACGTTTCAG CCCTGAAGAGGGTGGAGGTAGAGGAGTGTGTGAGGTGGATGGTGCCGTTCGCGATGGCGCTGCGGGAGGTCGGCGGGTCACCCATGAAAACGTTTACAGGAGTCCCTGCTGATGACATGCACAACATCCAGCCCCATGCCTCCTACCTCACATGGCTT gacAAGGCCTCCTCTTACCAGGATGTGGAGTTGGAGCGTCATGGCAACTGTCCTGTCCCTTCAGGCGTCCTGACCCCACCCCTGAGCAGTGAGAAAACGGAAGAGTTGCTCCGAGAGGATGCGGCGGTGCCAAAAATCAGACCGAGGATGCGCACTCCATCCCCACAGCGCCACCTTCCTGAGTAG
- the ccne1 gene encoding G1/S-specific cyclin-E1 isoform X2, producing MLGRREETEPKSVAPEAPKENTVRPRKRKADVAIYLQDLDEEVAEMTKKKQRDCELDWRPDAVYTSPHRWIPTPDQEEDQPVTLINAGFPHYNFNNIFTTPVHCAPLPALCWASKDVVWNNMLEKDKTYTRDVNMMEKHPHLQPKMRAILLDWLMEVSEVYKLHRETYHLAQDYFDRFMATQRNVFKSTLQLIGITCLFIAAKVEEMYPPKVHQFAYVTDEACTEDEILSMEIIIMKELKWSLSPQTPISWLNVYMQVAYLKETDELLIPRYPQATFTQIAELLDLCMLDMHCLEFSNGVLAASALFHFSSLELVENVSALKRVEVEECVRWMVPFAMALREVGGSPMKTFTGVPADDMHNIQPHASYLTWLDKASSYQDVELERHGNCPVPSGVLTPPLSSEKTEELLREDAAVPKIRPRMRTPSPQRHLPE from the exons ATGCTAGGAAGACG GGAAGAGACAGAACCGAAATCTGTTGCTCCCGAGGCGCCCAAGGAAAATACAGTACGACCGAGAAAGAGGAAGGCAGATGTTGCCATT TATTTACAAGATCTGGATGAGGAGGTAGCAGAGATGACGAAGAAGAAGCAGCGTGACTGTGAG CTGGACTGGAGGCCTGATGCTGTTTACACCAGTCCACACAGGTGGATCCCCACACCTGATCAGGAAGAGGACCAACCAGTTACCCTGATAAATGCAGGCTTCCCCCACTATAACTTTAACAACATATTTACGACCCCCGTGCACTGCGCCCCGCTCCCTGCCCTGTG CTGGGCCAGTAAGGATGTGGTGTGGAATAACATGTTGGAGAAGGATAAGACTTACACCAGAGACGTCAACATGATGGAGAAGCATCCTCATCTTCAGCCTAAGATGAGGGCGATTCTCCTGGACTGGCTCATGGAG gTGAGTGAGGTGTACAAACTGCACAGGGAGACGTACCACCTGGCTCAGGACTACTTTGATCGCTTCATGGCCACGCAAAGAAACGTCTTCAAATCCACGCTGCAGCTCATTGGCATCACTTGTCTCTTCATTGCTGCCAAAGTAGAG GAAATGTATCCTCCTAAAGTCCACCAGTTTGCCTATGTCACAGATGAAGCCTGCACTGAAGACGAGATTCTCAGTATGGAAATCATTATTATGAAG GAGCTGAAGTGGAGTCTCAGCCCACAGACTCCCATCTCCTGGCTCAATGTTTACATGCAGGTGGCCTACCTGAAAGAGACGGACGAGCTGCTCATCCCCAGATATCCACAAGCTACTTTCACACAGATCGCAGAG TTGTTGGACCTGTGTATGCTGGACATGCATTGCCTTGAGTTCTCCAACGGCGTCCTTGCTGCTTCAGCTCTGTTTCACTTCTCCTCCCTGGAGCTGGTGGAAAACGTTTCAG CCCTGAAGAGGGTGGAGGTAGAGGAGTGTGTGAGGTGGATGGTGCCGTTCGCGATGGCGCTGCGGGAGGTCGGCGGGTCACCCATGAAAACGTTTACAGGAGTCCCTGCTGATGACATGCACAACATCCAGCCCCATGCCTCCTACCTCACATGGCTT gacAAGGCCTCCTCTTACCAGGATGTGGAGTTGGAGCGTCATGGCAACTGTCCTGTCCCTTCAGGCGTCCTGACCCCACCCCTGAGCAGTGAGAAAACGGAAGAGTTGCTCCGAGAGGATGCGGCGGTGCCAAAAATCAGACCGAGGATGCGCACTCCATCCCCACAGCGCCACCTTCCTGAGTAG
- the ccne1 gene encoding G1/S-specific cyclin-E1 isoform X3, with the protein MTKKKQRDCELDWRPDAVYTSPHRWIPTPDQEEDQPVTLINAGFPHYNFNNIFTTPVHCAPLPALCWASKDVVWNNMLEKDKTYTRDVNMMEKHPHLQPKMRAILLDWLMEVSEVYKLHRETYHLAQDYFDRFMATQRNVFKSTLQLIGITCLFIAAKVEEMYPPKVHQFAYVTDEACTEDEILSMEIIIMKELKWSLSPQTPISWLNVYMQVAYLKETDELLIPRYPQATFTQIAELLDLCMLDMHCLEFSNGVLAASALFHFSSLELVENVSALKRVEVEECVRWMVPFAMALREVGGSPMKTFTGVPADDMHNIQPHASYLTWLDKASSYQDVELERHGNCPVPSGVLTPPLSSEKTEELLREDAAVPKIRPRMRTPSPQRHLPE; encoded by the exons ATGACGAAGAAGAAGCAGCGTGACTGTGAG CTGGACTGGAGGCCTGATGCTGTTTACACCAGTCCACACAGGTGGATCCCCACACCTGATCAGGAAGAGGACCAACCAGTTACCCTGATAAATGCAGGCTTCCCCCACTATAACTTTAACAACATATTTACGACCCCCGTGCACTGCGCCCCGCTCCCTGCCCTGTG CTGGGCCAGTAAGGATGTGGTGTGGAATAACATGTTGGAGAAGGATAAGACTTACACCAGAGACGTCAACATGATGGAGAAGCATCCTCATCTTCAGCCTAAGATGAGGGCGATTCTCCTGGACTGGCTCATGGAG gTGAGTGAGGTGTACAAACTGCACAGGGAGACGTACCACCTGGCTCAGGACTACTTTGATCGCTTCATGGCCACGCAAAGAAACGTCTTCAAATCCACGCTGCAGCTCATTGGCATCACTTGTCTCTTCATTGCTGCCAAAGTAGAG GAAATGTATCCTCCTAAAGTCCACCAGTTTGCCTATGTCACAGATGAAGCCTGCACTGAAGACGAGATTCTCAGTATGGAAATCATTATTATGAAG GAGCTGAAGTGGAGTCTCAGCCCACAGACTCCCATCTCCTGGCTCAATGTTTACATGCAGGTGGCCTACCTGAAAGAGACGGACGAGCTGCTCATCCCCAGATATCCACAAGCTACTTTCACACAGATCGCAGAG TTGTTGGACCTGTGTATGCTGGACATGCATTGCCTTGAGTTCTCCAACGGCGTCCTTGCTGCTTCAGCTCTGTTTCACTTCTCCTCCCTGGAGCTGGTGGAAAACGTTTCAG CCCTGAAGAGGGTGGAGGTAGAGGAGTGTGTGAGGTGGATGGTGCCGTTCGCGATGGCGCTGCGGGAGGTCGGCGGGTCACCCATGAAAACGTTTACAGGAGTCCCTGCTGATGACATGCACAACATCCAGCCCCATGCCTCCTACCTCACATGGCTT gacAAGGCCTCCTCTTACCAGGATGTGGAGTTGGAGCGTCATGGCAACTGTCCTGTCCCTTCAGGCGTCCTGACCCCACCCCTGAGCAGTGAGAAAACGGAAGAGTTGCTCCGAGAGGATGCGGCGGTGCCAAAAATCAGACCGAGGATGCGCACTCCATCCCCACAGCGCCACCTTCCTGAGTAG